One genomic segment of Magnetospirillum sp. WYHS-4 includes these proteins:
- a CDS encoding tetratricopeptide repeat protein: MKDKLTNFGDIAGLYVQYAATIGKRLANNAIAGFQSLLTIDEKDRENYFRQKGIQHAKAGRYERAIPLLQPLHEADPENRDILIHLGLSYVKTGEQTVGIELLEKAYAEDKSDTTVATVLGFAYGQIEEYGKALPLLEKVAADKPENFIVLYRLGVACHEVGKYDRAIEVFKKAIDLRPQEAKVHRAIAQAYERKGDQGEALAHVKRADDLSAD, from the coding sequence ATGAAAGACAAGCTTACCAACTTTGGCGACATCGCCGGACTCTATGTTCAGTATGCGGCGACCATCGGCAAGCGGCTTGCGAACAACGCTATCGCCGGTTTCCAATCCCTGCTGACCATCGACGAGAAGGATCGGGAGAATTACTTCCGGCAGAAGGGGATTCAGCACGCCAAGGCGGGCCGATACGAGCGCGCGATTCCGCTGCTGCAGCCCCTCCACGAGGCGGACCCGGAAAATCGGGATATTCTCATTCATCTGGGGCTTTCGTACGTCAAGACTGGCGAGCAAACGGTGGGTATCGAGCTTTTGGAGAAGGCCTATGCCGAGGACAAGAGCGACACGACGGTGGCGACGGTCCTAGGGTTTGCCTACGGCCAGATCGAGGAGTACGGGAAGGCACTTCCGTTGCTCGAAAAGGTCGCCGCCGACAAGCCGGAAAACTTCATCGTCCTCTACCGCCTGGGTGTGGCGTGCCATGAGGTTGGCAAGTACGATCGGGCCATCGAAGTCTTTAAGAAGGCCATCGATCTTCGGCCGCAGGAGGCGAAGGTCCACCGTGCGATCGCTCAGGCTTACGAGCGAAAGGGCGACCAAGGGGAAGCCTTGGCCCACGTCAAGCGGGCCGATGACTTGTCCGCCGACTAG
- the mamB gene encoding magnetosome biogenesis CDF transporter MamB, protein MKSENCKQCRDEVIWWAIVVNIAQTAFKGMLGVLSGSAALIADSMHSGADVVASITTMVSVKLSSRPPDDEHPYGYGSVQFISSSIVGLILIMGAVYLMYESVVKIVAGNMTSPSPFAILGALVSIATNELMYRYQYCVGRENNSPAIVANAWDNRSDALSSLGVLIGLVAAVAGFPVADNLAAVVVGVLVAKIGVELNIEALSGLMDSSVEMDVLIETFNIASGTPLVRDVHYLRGRNVGEDMHLDIGICVDNDKKIYEADIIAEAVRNRIFANIEHVRDVRVTVFPTHVAKKAARKDGIQAAMASAS, encoded by the coding sequence ATGAAGTCGGAGAATTGCAAACAGTGTCGGGACGAAGTGATCTGGTGGGCGATTGTCGTCAATATCGCCCAGACGGCCTTCAAGGGGATGCTCGGCGTATTGAGCGGTAGCGCGGCCCTGATCGCCGATTCCATGCATTCGGGAGCCGACGTTGTCGCCAGCATAACGACCATGGTCAGCGTCAAGCTGTCCAGCCGGCCGCCCGACGACGAGCACCCCTACGGCTACGGCAGCGTGCAGTTCATCTCGTCGTCCATCGTCGGACTCATCCTCATCATGGGCGCCGTCTACCTGATGTACGAGTCGGTGGTGAAGATCGTCGCGGGGAACATGACATCGCCAAGTCCCTTCGCCATTCTGGGGGCGCTTGTCTCCATCGCCACCAATGAACTCATGTACCGCTATCAGTATTGCGTCGGACGTGAAAACAATAGCCCGGCCATCGTCGCCAATGCCTGGGATAATCGGTCCGACGCCCTTTCTTCCCTCGGGGTGCTGATCGGGCTCGTGGCCGCCGTCGCCGGATTTCCGGTCGCGGACAATCTGGCGGCCGTCGTGGTGGGTGTCCTGGTGGCCAAGATCGGCGTCGAACTCAACATCGAGGCCTTGTCCGGCCTTATGGACTCGTCGGTCGAGATGGATGTGCTGATCGAAACGTTCAATATCGCGAGCGGAACGCCGCTGGTTCGGGATGTTCACTACCTGCGGGGGCGCAATGTGGGCGAGGATATGCACCTCGACATCGGCATCTGTGTCGACAATGACAAGAAGATCTACGAGGCCGACATCATCGCCGAGGCCGTGCGCAATCGTATCTTTGCCAATATCGAGCATGTCCGCGATGTCCGAGTGACCGTGTTTCCCACCCATGTCGCGAAGAAGGCGGCTCGGAAGGACGGCATTCAGGCGGCCATGGCGTCCGCGTCGTAA
- a CDS encoding helix-turn-helix domain-containing protein: MIWAAVARVGTVLSVVAAGLQLYDIHTREIKPHRIYTSKEAARFLGMARRAVLDLVKNGTLRAKMVDGNYRISGQSLLDYLNQ, from the coding sequence ATGATTTGGGCGGCGGTCGCGCGCGTGGGAACCGTTCTCTCGGTGGTGGCCGCGGGGCTCCAGCTCTACGATATCCACACGCGGGAGATCAAGCCCCATCGCATCTACACATCCAAGGAAGCGGCGCGGTTTCTCGGCATGGCGCGCCGCGCCGTACTTGACTTGGTGAAGAATGGGACCTTGCGTGCCAAGATGGTCGACGGAAATTATCGGATTTCCGGCCAGAGCCTGTTGGATTACCTGAACCAATGA
- a CDS encoding sel1 repeat family protein, whose translation MGRRLVDKSTAYLNMMKYGLLSWLADRGWVGAQIQLGVMNYDGQGVSQDHSEAMKWFRKAAEQGRSLAQYYLGFMYEHGQGTHQDQAEAAKWYRKAAEQNEPTARLRLGDMYLRGQGVPRDYAAAMQLLRPLADQGMTRAIVDIAVIHEEGLGVPQDHEEAVRWYRKAASRGDVNAQYTLGLVYGKGQGVPQDNAESVKWYRRAAGQGDAAAQTNLGIMYERGQGVPQDYVEAHKWLNLAASRYSSSDSKKLDIAVKYRDGLAAKMTAEQIAEAQKLAREWQPEAE comes from the coding sequence ATGGGAAGGCGCCTGGTTGATAAGTCCACCGCTTATCTCAACATGATGAAATACGGGCTGTTGTCTTGGTTGGCGGACCGGGGTTGGGTCGGCGCACAGATTCAGCTCGGGGTCATGAATTATGATGGTCAGGGCGTTTCCCAGGACCACTCCGAAGCGATGAAATGGTTCCGCAAGGCTGCCGAACAGGGCAGGTCCCTCGCGCAGTACTATCTCGGATTCATGTATGAACATGGGCAAGGCACGCACCAGGACCAGGCGGAGGCGGCCAAATGGTATCGCAAGGCCGCCGAGCAGAACGAGCCCACCGCCCGGCTGCGCCTCGGCGACATGTATCTCCGGGGCCAGGGAGTGCCTAGGGACTATGCGGCCGCGATGCAGCTGCTTCGCCCGCTGGCCGACCAGGGCATGACAAGGGCCATCGTCGATATCGCCGTCATCCACGAGGAAGGCCTGGGCGTCCCCCAGGACCACGAGGAGGCGGTCAGGTGGTACAGGAAGGCTGCCAGCCGGGGCGACGTCAATGCCCAGTACACGCTTGGGCTCGTCTACGGAAAGGGTCAAGGCGTGCCGCAGGACAACGCCGAATCGGTCAAATGGTATCGAAGGGCCGCCGGGCAGGGCGATGCCGCCGCCCAAACCAACTTGGGCATCATGTACGAGAGGGGACAGGGCGTTCCGCAGGACTATGTGGAAGCCCACAAGTGGCTCAATCTTGCGGCATCCCGCTATTCGTCATCGGATTCAAAGAAGCTTGATATCGCGGTCAAGTACCGTGACGGGCTCGCCGCCAAGATGACCGCCGAACAGATCGCCGAGGCGCAGAAGCTGGCCCGCGAATGGCAACCGGAGGCCGAATAA
- a CDS encoding magnetochrome domain-containing protein encodes MNILKPLREFMRTRAGIAVLVVALALGLGWAGIGDGAEEFADSLPMRYVDGVLFGKLPTPTEPSLFGSLDRIFRSEPRYKLMTVKHIPRIQAGQGMPHPYVGECSHCHLYLGGPGPGTQPKTPVGAILERLSQVRKLGPPLRPTSHQPHPPAGRCIKCHDIVVKVPVDQKKGGFLWNL; translated from the coding sequence GTGAACATTCTGAAGCCGCTTAGGGAGTTCATGCGGACCCGGGCCGGCATTGCCGTCCTGGTCGTGGCCTTGGCCCTGGGCCTGGGATGGGCGGGCATTGGGGACGGCGCGGAAGAATTCGCCGACAGCTTGCCGATGCGTTACGTCGACGGGGTCCTTTTCGGCAAGCTGCCGACCCCGACCGAACCGTCCCTGTTCGGTTCCCTGGATCGGATATTCCGGTCAGAGCCACGCTACAAGCTGATGACCGTCAAGCACATCCCGCGTATCCAGGCGGGGCAGGGAATGCCGCATCCTTATGTCGGAGAATGCAGCCACTGCCATTTGTATCTGGGGGGGCCGGGGCCCGGCACCCAGCCCAAGACGCCCGTCGGGGCCATTCTCGAGCGCCTGTCGCAAGTGCGGAAGTTGGGACCGCCCTTGCGGCCCACCAGCCATCAGCCTCACCCGCCCGCGGGACGCTGCATCAAGTGCCACGACATCGTGGTCAAGGTCCCGGTGGACCAGAAGAAGGGCGGCTTCCTCTGGAACCTGTGA
- a CDS encoding LemA family protein translates to MAWIFDRVETEENPRAERLKRSEVLLSNLYKNEVATTFHVPPVPGLKLLWIGSILAVIAFSATLFYKFNAFIMLREEAYSKAGNLEGALQRRANLFSNLVSLTLSHAALEHEVFRYTARVRSEFINQVKGAAAGGEIGGEGVGESAGEAPLDLSKMLKGVAAGGALDGALGRLLAVVEQYPTIQSAETYKQAMTSLVEMENLIAERRIEYHMAVRDYNTSISKYPWYLLAEWTGFSSMTYFQSGKDPKAVAPEISSDVYRELMPEQKAVKGAQETNKNQENKP, encoded by the coding sequence GTGGCATGGATATTCGACAGGGTCGAGACCGAGGAGAACCCGAGAGCGGAACGCCTCAAGCGTTCCGAGGTTCTGCTGAGCAATCTCTACAAGAACGAAGTCGCCACGACTTTCCATGTTCCGCCGGTCCCGGGGCTGAAGCTGCTTTGGATCGGATCGATCCTTGCGGTCATCGCGTTTTCCGCGACCCTATTCTACAAGTTCAATGCCTTCATCATGCTGCGCGAGGAGGCCTACTCCAAGGCGGGTAACCTCGAGGGGGCCCTGCAGCGCCGCGCCAACCTGTTTTCCAACTTGGTGAGCCTTACCTTGAGCCATGCGGCGTTGGAACATGAGGTCTTCAGATATACCGCGAGGGTACGGTCTGAATTCATCAATCAGGTCAAGGGTGCCGCCGCCGGCGGTGAGATCGGGGGCGAAGGCGTCGGCGAGAGCGCTGGCGAGGCGCCCTTGGATTTGTCGAAGATGCTCAAGGGCGTGGCGGCCGGTGGCGCCTTGGACGGGGCGCTCGGGCGGTTGCTGGCGGTCGTCGAACAGTATCCGACCATTCAATCGGCGGAGACCTATAAGCAGGCCATGACATCGCTGGTGGAAATGGAGAACTTGATTGCCGAACGGCGTATCGAGTACCATATGGCCGTTCGTGACTATAATACGTCTATTTCAAAATACCCGTGGTATCTCTTGGCTGAGTGGACAGGGTTTTCGTCCATGACATACTTCCAGTCCGGCAAAGATCCCAAGGCTGTGGCTCCGGAAATATCTTCGGATGTCTATCGGGAGCTCATGCCCGAGCAAAAGGCGGTCAAGGGTGCCCAAGAGACCAACAAAAATCAGGAGAACAAGCCATGA